From Streptomyces sp. GSL17-111, one genomic window encodes:
- the folP gene encoding dihydropteroate synthase has product MLRLGRREFGAHEPVVMAIVNRTPDSFYDRGATFRDEPALARVEQAVAEGAAVVDIGGVKAGPGEEVGVAEEIRRTAPFVAEVRRRHPEVVISVDTWRHEVGEAVCEAGADVLNDAWGGVDPRLAEVAARYGTGLVCTHAGGARPRTRPHRVAYEDVMADIVATTVGLAERAVALGVPRAGVLIDPGHDFGKNTRHSLEATRRLGEMTATGWPVLVSLSNKDFVGETLDRPVKERLTGTLATTAVSAWLGAQVFRVHEVAETRQVLDMVASIAGHRPPAVARRGLA; this is encoded by the coding sequence ATGCTGCGGCTGGGACGGCGGGAGTTCGGCGCGCACGAGCCGGTGGTCATGGCGATCGTCAACCGGACGCCCGACTCCTTCTACGACCGGGGCGCGACCTTCCGCGACGAACCGGCGCTGGCCCGCGTCGAACAGGCCGTGGCCGAGGGCGCGGCCGTCGTCGACATCGGCGGGGTGAAGGCCGGGCCGGGCGAGGAGGTCGGGGTCGCGGAGGAGATCCGCCGCACGGCCCCCTTCGTGGCCGAGGTCCGCAGGCGCCACCCGGAGGTGGTGATCAGCGTCGACACCTGGCGGCACGAGGTCGGTGAGGCGGTGTGCGAGGCGGGGGCCGACGTGCTGAACGACGCGTGGGGCGGCGTCGATCCGCGCCTCGCGGAGGTCGCCGCGCGGTACGGCACCGGGCTCGTGTGCACCCACGCGGGCGGCGCGCGTCCCCGCACCCGGCCGCACCGGGTCGCCTACGAGGACGTCATGGCCGACATCGTCGCCACGACCGTGGGGCTGGCCGAGCGGGCCGTCGCCCTCGGCGTGCCGCGTGCGGGCGTGCTCATCGATCCGGGCCACGACTTCGGGAAGAACACCCGGCACTCCCTCGAAGCCACCCGGCGGCTCGGTGAGATGACGGCGACGGGGTGGCCGGTGCTGGTGTCCCTGTCGAACAAGGACTTCGTCGGGGAGACGCTGGACCGGCCGGTGAAGGAGCGCCTCACCGGGACGCTCGCGACGACCGCCGTCTCGGCGTGGCTGGGGGCGCAGGTCTTCCGGGTGCACGAGGTGGCCGAGACGCGGCAGGTGCTGGACATGGTGGCGTCGATCGCCGGACACCGGCCGCCCGCCGTCGCCCGTCGCGGCCTGGCCTGA
- a CDS encoding LOG family protein, which produces MTEAAQERGPQPGEQRPESADAREPREQHLGPVVRRRGQTLAGTTDQRLLESAGPSDFIHQDPWRVLRIQSEFVEGFGALAEVGPGISVFGSARTHEGSPEYAAAVAIGRGLAEAGYAVITGGGPGVMEAANRGASEAGGTSVGLGIELPFEQGLNQYVDLGVNFRYFFVRKTCFVKYSQGFVVLPGGMGTLDEVFEAVTLVQTRKVTRFPIVLFGSAYWEGLLGWLRSTVVGEGKVSPGDLDLLHLTDDVDEVIRLVAK; this is translated from the coding sequence ATGACTGAGGCGGCGCAGGAGCGGGGCCCGCAGCCCGGCGAACAACGGCCGGAGTCGGCCGACGCGCGGGAGCCCCGTGAGCAGCACCTCGGCCCGGTGGTACGGCGCCGGGGGCAGACGCTCGCGGGGACGACGGACCAGCGGCTGCTGGAGTCCGCCGGTCCCTCGGACTTCATCCACCAGGACCCGTGGCGGGTGCTGCGGATCCAGTCCGAGTTCGTCGAGGGCTTCGGCGCGCTGGCCGAGGTCGGGCCCGGCATCAGCGTGTTCGGCTCCGCCCGGACGCACGAGGGCTCCCCCGAGTACGCGGCGGCCGTCGCCATCGGGCGGGGCCTGGCGGAGGCCGGCTACGCGGTGATCACCGGAGGTGGCCCCGGCGTGATGGAGGCCGCCAACCGCGGCGCCTCCGAGGCCGGCGGCACCTCCGTGGGCCTCGGGATCGAGTTGCCCTTCGAGCAGGGGCTCAACCAGTACGTCGACCTCGGCGTCAACTTCCGCTACTTCTTCGTCCGCAAGACGTGCTTCGTGAAGTACTCCCAGGGCTTCGTCGTGCTGCCGGGCGGCATGGGGACGCTCGACGAGGTCTTCGAGGCCGTCACCCTCGTGCAGACGCGGAAGGTGACGCGCTTCCCCATCGTGCTGTTCGGCTCCGCCTACTGGGAGGGGCTGCTGGGCTGGCTGCGGAGCACCGTCGTGGGCGAGGGCAAGGTGTCCCCGGGCGACCTCGATCTGCTCCACCTCACCGACGACGTCGACGAGGTCATCAGGCTCGTCGCCAAGTGA
- the dapE gene encoding succinyl-diaminopimelate desuccinylase, which translates to MAVSKLDLHQDAARLTAQLVDIPSVSGDEKVLADAIEQALAECGHLTVDRYGNNVVARTHLGRPERVVLAGHIDTVPVADNLPSRRDADGFLWGCGTSDMKSGVAVQLRVAATVPEPNRDVTFVFYDNEEVAAHLNGLGHLATARPDWLAGDFAVLLEPSGGEVEGGCQGTLRVKLHLAGTRAHSARSWLGDNAVHRAAPVLARLADYAPRRVEIDGLEYREGLNAVGIEGGVAGNVIPDACVVTVNYRYAPDLDEERALAHVREVFDGCGVRELVVDDHSGGALPGLSHPAAAAFIAAVGGSPRAKFGWTDVSRFSALGVPAVNYGPGEPNLAHKVDERVEEALILHCEERLRAWLS; encoded by the coding sequence ATGGCCGTATCGAAGCTGGACCTGCACCAGGACGCGGCGCGCCTCACCGCGCAGCTCGTCGACATCCCCTCCGTGAGCGGCGACGAGAAGGTCCTCGCCGACGCGATCGAGCAGGCGCTCGCCGAGTGCGGCCACCTCACCGTCGACCGGTACGGCAACAACGTCGTGGCCCGAACGCACCTCGGCCGCCCCGAGCGGGTCGTGCTCGCCGGGCACATCGACACCGTGCCCGTCGCCGACAACCTCCCCTCGCGCCGGGACGCGGACGGCTTCCTGTGGGGCTGCGGCACCTCCGACATGAAGTCCGGCGTGGCCGTCCAGCTGCGCGTCGCCGCGACCGTCCCCGAGCCCAACCGCGACGTCACGTTCGTCTTCTACGACAACGAGGAGGTGGCCGCCCACCTCAACGGCCTCGGCCACCTCGCGACGGCCCGTCCCGACTGGCTCGCGGGGGACTTCGCCGTCCTCCTCGAACCCTCCGGCGGCGAGGTCGAGGGCGGCTGCCAGGGCACCCTGCGCGTCAAGCTGCACCTGGCCGGCACCCGCGCGCACTCCGCCCGCAGCTGGCTCGGCGACAACGCCGTCCACCGCGCCGCGCCCGTGCTCGCCCGGCTGGCCGACTACGCGCCGCGCCGCGTGGAGATCGACGGGCTGGAGTACCGCGAGGGCCTCAACGCCGTCGGGATCGAGGGCGGCGTCGCGGGCAACGTCATCCCCGACGCCTGCGTCGTCACCGTCAACTACCGCTACGCGCCCGACCTCGACGAGGAGCGGGCGCTGGCCCACGTCCGCGAGGTGTTCGACGGCTGCGGCGTGCGCGAGCTCGTCGTCGACGACCACTCCGGCGGTGCGCTGCCCGGCCTCTCCCACCCGGCGGCGGCCGCCTTCATCGCGGCCGTCGGCGGCAGCCCCCGGGCCAAGTTCGGCTGGACGGACGTCTCGCGGTTCAGCGCGCTGGGCGTGCCCGCCGTCAACTACGGCCCCGGCGAACCGAACCTGGCCCACAAGGTCGACGAGCGCGTGGAGGAGGCGCTGATCCTCCACTGCGAGGAGCGGCTGCGCGCCTGGCTCTCGTGA
- a CDS encoding ATP-binding protein, which produces MSFTRRIAKSALLTAAGAASVVGAAAGSAQAAPLPATPTLGGLSTLDSLDGQDLGGGVDGAVGNVSELAGAAGSEAVAEGVPAAGRTVGALGKSALPIADGLADEASSPGGDMLGKAVTNVTEDGLPTDALPTDKLTGNVPLGEGSLAGLPL; this is translated from the coding sequence ATGTCCTTCACGCGCCGGATCGCCAAGAGCGCACTGCTGACGGCCGCGGGCGCGGCCTCCGTCGTCGGTGCCGCCGCCGGCTCGGCCCAGGCCGCCCCGCTGCCCGCCACGCCCACCCTCGGCGGGCTGAGCACGCTGGACAGCCTGGACGGCCAGGACCTCGGCGGCGGAGTCGACGGCGCGGTCGGCAACGTCTCCGAGCTGGCCGGTGCGGCCGGGAGCGAGGCCGTGGCGGAAGGCGTCCCGGCGGCCGGGCGCACCGTGGGGGCGCTCGGCAAGTCCGCGCTGCCCATCGCGGACGGCCTGGCGGACGAGGCCTCCTCGCCGGGCGGGGACATGCTCGGCAAGGCCGTCACGAACGTGACCGAGGACGGGCTGCCCACCGACGCCCTGCCGACCGACAAGCTGACCGGCAACGTGCCGCTGGGCGAGGGCTCCCTGGCGGGTCTCCCCCTCTGA
- the dapC gene encoding succinyldiaminopimelate transaminase yields the protein MPSPPSLSSRLPVFPWDRLEPYKATAAGHPGGIVDLSVGTPVDPVPEVIQRALADASDRPGYPTVWGTAELRDAITRWCERRLGARGLRPTNVLPVVGSKELVAWLPVQLGLRPGDRVAFPRLAYPTYEVGARLAGAEPVAYDDPRDVDPAGLRLLWLNSPSNPTGRVLDADVLRATVDWAREHGVLLFSDECYLELGWEADPVSVLHPDVCGGSHEGVVAVHSLSKRSNLAGYRAAFLAGDAGVLGELLTIRKHGGMMVPAPVQAATVAALRDDAHVAEQRLRYAARRDGLRTALEKSGFRIEHSEASLYLWATRDEPCWETVADLAGRGVLVAPGDFYGPAGDRFVRVALTATDERVAEAVRRLGA from the coding sequence GTGCCCTCCCCGCCCTCCCTGTCGTCCCGGCTCCCCGTCTTCCCCTGGGACCGGCTGGAGCCGTACAAGGCCACCGCGGCCGGCCATCCGGGCGGCATCGTCGACCTGTCGGTCGGCACGCCGGTCGACCCGGTGCCGGAGGTGATCCAGCGGGCCCTCGCCGACGCGAGTGACCGGCCCGGCTATCCGACGGTGTGGGGCACCGCCGAACTGCGTGACGCGATCACCCGGTGGTGCGAACGCCGCCTCGGGGCCCGGGGCCTTCGCCCCACCAACGTTCTGCCCGTCGTCGGCTCGAAGGAGCTGGTCGCGTGGCTCCCGGTCCAGCTCGGGCTGCGACCGGGCGACCGGGTGGCCTTCCCGCGCCTCGCCTACCCGACCTACGAGGTCGGCGCGCGGCTCGCCGGGGCGGAGCCCGTAGCGTACGACGATCCGCGCGACGTCGATCCGGCGGGGCTGCGCCTGCTGTGGCTGAACTCGCCGTCCAACCCGACCGGGCGCGTCCTCGACGCCGACGTGCTGCGCGCCACCGTCGACTGGGCCCGTGAGCACGGGGTGCTGCTGTTCAGCGACGAGTGCTACCTGGAGCTGGGCTGGGAGGCCGATCCCGTCTCCGTCCTGCACCCGGACGTCTGCGGTGGGAGCCACGAGGGCGTCGTCGCCGTCCACTCGCTCTCCAAGCGCTCCAACCTGGCCGGCTACCGGGCGGCGTTCCTGGCCGGGGACGCCGGGGTGCTGGGGGAGCTGCTGACGATCCGCAAGCACGGCGGGATGATGGTGCCCGCGCCGGTGCAGGCGGCCACGGTCGCCGCCCTGCGCGACGACGCGCACGTGGCCGAGCAGCGCCTGCGGTACGCGGCCCGCCGGGACGGCCTGCGCACGGCGCTGGAGAAGTCCGGGTTCCGCATCGAGCACAGCGAGGCGTCCCTCTACCTCTGGGCGACCCGCGACGAGCCCTGCTGGGAGACGGTCGCGGACCTCGCCGGACGCGGCGTCCTCGTCGCCCCCGGCGATTTCTACGGCCCGGCCGGCGACCGGTTCGTGCGGGTGGCCCTCACCGCCACCGACGAGCGCGTCGCGGAGGCCGTCCGCCGCCTCGGGGCCTGA
- the fdxA gene encoding ferredoxin, whose protein sequence is MTYVIAQPCVDLKDKACIEECPVDCIYEGKRSLYIHPDECVDCGACEPVCPVEAIFYEDDTPEEWQDFYKANVEFFDELGSPGGASKLGLIDRDHPVVAALPPQEHNE, encoded by the coding sequence GTGACCTACGTCATCGCGCAGCCTTGTGTCGACCTGAAGGACAAGGCATGCATCGAGGAGTGCCCCGTCGACTGCATCTACGAGGGCAAGCGGTCCTTGTACATCCACCCGGACGAATGCGTCGACTGCGGGGCCTGTGAGCCGGTCTGCCCGGTGGAGGCGATCTTCTACGAGGACGACACCCCGGAGGAGTGGCAGGACTTCTACAAGGCGAACGTCGAGTTCTTCGACGAGCTCGGTTCGCCCGGCGGCGCCAGCAAGCTCGGCCTGATCGACCGGGACCACCCGGTCGTGGCCGCGCTGCCGCCGCAGGAGCACAACGAGTGA
- a CDS encoding GNAT family N-acetyltransferase, with protein sequence MEFTMSGRHEVRITTDDVGKRVSVRSLTDPGERAGRFTDTVGVLTSWTHDVVHITRRDGETVRIPATRLVAAKVVPPTPARRRGLPAAGYRELALVAARGWPPVESERLGDWTLRASGGFTRRANSVLPLGDPGLPLDAALDHVTAWYARRGLPAHLQVATGAEGTDEPLAAALDERGWRREVSAEVRIAGLAPAADAAQEAHAGHTAGQGAAAAVALSRTVDAAWLARYRRSRAASPEVTSVLGGGPSVWFASVPGEGAPAAVGRCVVDGRWAGFAAVEVDPARRREGLASAVMAALARQALAEGASAAYLQVESDNEPALALYERLGFAPHHRYHHYRPDHHDPAQQG encoded by the coding sequence GTGGAATTCACCATGAGCGGACGTCACGAAGTTCGCATCACCACCGATGACGTGGGAAAACGTGTATCCGTTCGGAGCCTGACGGACCCCGGGGAGCGGGCGGGGCGGTTCACCGACACGGTCGGCGTGCTCACCTCGTGGACGCACGATGTGGTGCACATCACGCGGCGGGACGGGGAAACGGTGCGCATTCCGGCCACGCGCCTCGTCGCCGCGAAGGTCGTGCCGCCCACCCCCGCGCGCCGTCGCGGGCTCCCGGCCGCCGGGTACCGCGAGCTGGCGCTCGTCGCCGCGCGGGGCTGGCCCCCGGTGGAGAGCGAGCGGCTGGGGGACTGGACGCTGCGCGCGTCCGGTGGGTTCACCCGGCGCGCGAACTCCGTCCTGCCGCTGGGTGATCCGGGCCTGCCCCTCGACGCCGCGCTCGACCACGTCACCGCCTGGTACGCCCGGCGCGGCCTGCCCGCCCACCTCCAGGTCGCCACCGGGGCCGAGGGCACCGACGAACCGCTGGCGGCGGCCCTGGACGAGCGCGGCTGGCGGCGCGAGGTCTCGGCGGAGGTGCGGATCGCCGGGCTGGCCCCGGCCGCCGACGCGGCCCAGGAGGCTCACGCCGGGCACACCGCCGGGCAGGGCGCGGCTGCGGCGGTGGCGCTGAGCCGGACGGTCGACGCCGCGTGGCTGGCGCGCTACCGGCGCTCCCGCGCGGCGTCGCCCGAGGTCACCTCGGTGCTCGGCGGCGGGCCCTCCGTGTGGTTCGCCTCGGTACCCGGCGAGGGGGCGCCGGCCGCCGTCGGACGGTGCGTGGTCGACGGCCGCTGGGCCGGTTTCGCGGCGGTCGAGGTCGACCCCGCCCGGCGCCGGGAGGGTCTCGCCTCGGCGGTCATGGCCGCGCTGGCCCGGCAGGCGCTGGCGGAGGGCGCCTCGGCGGCGTACCTCCAGGTGGAGTCGGACAACGAACCGGCGCTCGCCCTCTACGAGCGGCTCGGCTTCGCTCCGCACCACCGCTACCACCACTACCGCCCCGACCACCACGACCCCGCCCAGCAGGGCTGA
- a CDS encoding transglutaminase-like domain-containing protein, which translates to MDPTVRERFAEAARAEHPDLAVLCLLICAAAGLGPGGVAPQPGEAPLVASPESRVDAIVDEGQIELDRLTGLLPYATGRTPAEWARALAGLLGEREGFHGTEADYERLDSSLLGAVLRRRRGLPILLSVVWLEVARRAGAPVHGVGLPGHFVVGFGDPQGPDHVLADPFAGGRPLSLEDAGALVAGAGFGSGGRLSPSLLVPAAPLDVVQRILGNIRVWAAARPERVDVRLWAVELSLLLPHHPVRLRHERALLLVERGDFLGGARALEEYADLVAAADPDAARTARGEAHAARARLN; encoded by the coding sequence ATGGACCCGACCGTACGGGAGCGGTTCGCCGAGGCCGCCCGCGCCGAACACCCCGACCTCGCGGTGCTGTGCCTGCTGATCTGCGCGGCGGCCGGCCTGGGACCGGGCGGGGTCGCCCCGCAACCCGGCGAGGCCCCGCTCGTCGCCTCACCGGAGAGCCGGGTGGACGCGATCGTGGACGAGGGGCAGATCGAGCTGGACCGGCTGACCGGGCTGCTGCCCTACGCCACGGGACGCACCCCCGCGGAGTGGGCGCGGGCCCTGGCCGGGCTGCTGGGCGAGCGTGAGGGCTTCCACGGCACCGAGGCGGACTACGAGCGGCTGGACTCCTCCCTGCTCGGTGCGGTTCTGCGGCGCAGGCGCGGGCTGCCGATCCTGCTGTCGGTGGTGTGGCTGGAGGTCGCCCGGCGGGCGGGCGCCCCCGTGCACGGTGTGGGGCTGCCCGGCCACTTCGTCGTCGGCTTCGGCGATCCACAGGGGCCCGACCACGTGCTGGCGGACCCGTTCGCGGGTGGCCGGCCGCTGTCCCTGGAGGACGCCGGGGCGCTGGTCGCCGGGGCGGGTTTCGGGTCGGGCGGGCGGCTGTCGCCGTCCCTGCTCGTCCCGGCCGCACCGCTGGACGTCGTGCAGCGGATCCTCGGCAACATCCGGGTCTGGGCGGCGGCCCGCCCGGAGCGCGTGGACGTCCGGCTCTGGGCGGTGGAGCTGTCCCTGCTGCTTCCGCACCACCCGGTGCGGCTCCGGCACGAGCGGGCCCTGTTGCTGGTGGAACGCGGGGACTTCCTCGGCGGCGCGCGGGCACTGGAGGAGTACGCCGACCTCGTCGCGGCGGCCGATCCGGACGCCGCGCGGACCGCGCGCGGCGAGGCGCACGCCGCGCGGGCCCGGCTCAACTGA
- a CDS encoding DUF6113 family protein — protein MSPVRLISYAGLGVLGAVTALTGTLVHAAWFPGGLLLALAGTAAVCVGGSLLTRTRAGAAVPAVAWSLTVLVLLVWTRPEGDFLFGTALGSYVFLYGGMVLAVICATVAPPGGLRFGGPGDLAGRPQ, from the coding sequence ATGAGCCCCGTCCGGCTGATCTCCTACGCGGGGCTCGGGGTGCTCGGCGCCGTCACCGCCCTGACCGGCACGCTCGTGCACGCCGCCTGGTTCCCCGGCGGGCTGCTGCTGGCCCTGGCGGGCACGGCGGCCGTCTGCGTGGGCGGTTCCCTGCTGACGCGCACCCGTGCGGGCGCGGCCGTTCCCGCCGTCGCCTGGTCCCTCACCGTGCTGGTGCTGTTGGTATGGACCAGGCCCGAAGGGGACTTCCTCTTCGGGACGGCGCTCGGCTCCTACGTCTTCCTCTACGGCGGCATGGTGCTCGCTGTGATCTGCGCCACCGTCGCACCGCCCGGAGGGTTGCGTTTCGGCGGTCCAGGAGACCTTGCCGGACGCCCCCAGTAA
- the mshB gene encoding N-acetyl-1-D-myo-inositol-2-amino-2-deoxy-alpha-D-glucopyranoside deacetylase codes for MTESAPSSDRRLLLVHAHPDDESINNGATMAKYAAEGAHVTLVTCTLGEEGEVIPPALAHLAPDREDALGPHRVGELRAALRELGVTDHRFLGGPGRYRDSGMMGAPQNDRPACFWQADLEEAAGMLAAIIRETRPQVLVTYGPDGGYGHPDHIQAHRVAVRGVELAADPAFRSAAGEPHGVARVYWNGVPRSAVAPEAFAGNPFPRAADPGDVPGVVDDEDVAVRIDGGPRCAAAKAAAMRAHATQIVVDGDWFALSNHLGQPLHTVECYVLPPGGHVPGAPHDDLFAGVFG; via the coding sequence ATGACCGAGTCCGCTCCCTCCTCCGACCGCCGGCTGCTGCTGGTGCACGCGCACCCGGACGACGAGTCCATCAACAACGGCGCCACGATGGCCAAGTACGCGGCCGAGGGTGCGCACGTCACCCTGGTGACGTGCACCCTCGGCGAGGAGGGCGAGGTGATCCCGCCGGCCCTCGCGCACCTGGCTCCCGACCGGGAGGACGCCCTCGGCCCGCACCGCGTCGGGGAGCTGCGGGCGGCCCTGCGCGAACTCGGCGTCACCGACCACCGGTTCCTCGGCGGCCCCGGACGCTACCGGGACTCCGGCATGATGGGCGCGCCGCAGAACGACCGCCCCGCGTGCTTCTGGCAGGCCGACCTGGAGGAGGCGGCGGGAATGCTGGCCGCGATCATCCGGGAGACGCGGCCCCAGGTGCTCGTCACCTACGGGCCGGACGGCGGGTACGGGCACCCCGACCACATCCAGGCCCACCGGGTGGCCGTGCGGGGCGTCGAGCTGGCGGCCGACCCGGCCTTCCGGTCCGCCGCCGGCGAACCCCACGGCGTCGCCCGGGTGTACTGGAACGGCGTGCCGCGCTCCGCCGTCGCCCCCGAGGCCTTCGCCGGGAACCCCTTCCCGCGCGCGGCGGACCCGGGCGACGTCCCCGGCGTCGTGGACGACGAGGACGTCGCTGTCCGCATCGACGGCGGGCCCCGCTGCGCGGCGGCGAAGGCGGCCGCGATGCGCGCCCACGCGACGCAGATCGTCGTCGACGGCGACTGGTTCGCCCTCTCCAACCACCTCGGCCAGCCCCTGCACACGGTCGAGTGCTACGTCCTCCCGCCCGGCGGCCACGTCCCCGGCGCTCCCCACGACGACCTGTTCGCGGGGGTGTTCGGATGA
- a CDS encoding S9 family peptidase — translation MPPNTHTSESFPRQHARTQRFTLGAPRSFSVAPDGSRVTFLRSPGGDARAQALWVHEVNGDDAPRAYPAADPQALLGGAAEELSPEERARRERSREGSAGIVGYATDAAVELAAFALSGRLFVAELRAGTARELPSATPVVDPRPSPDGRRVAYVARGALRVVHADGSGDRPLAEPESATVTYGLAEFVAAEEMKRSRGFWWSPDSRRLLVARVDDAPVRRWWIADPANPQSRPAEVAYPAAGTPNADVTLRLLDADGTDADDGKGLYVGWDREAYPYLVAVHWSGGGPPLLLVQARNQRTQQYLTVDVDSGRTAPLHTETDPDWLEIIPGTPAWAPGERLVRVSDETGARALHVGDAVLSDPALHVRAVLDIGEHDVLFSASSDTTGEVAVHRAALDGSGCTRISGDGSGAPHHASAVRGGDTLVLVTAHLGEPGARAEVNGHLVPSFAETPVLRPAPTLLRAGARRIPAAVLLPTGHRAQDGPLPVLLDPYGGPHGQRVVAAHNAYLTSQWFADQGFAVVVADGRGTPGHSPAWEKAIAGNIADVVLEDQVDALHALAADHPLDLTRVAIRGWSFGGYLAALAALRRPDVFHAAVVGAPVTDVRLYDTHYQERYLGTPQERPEVYRANSVVDDAGLVGARAPQRPMMLVHGLADDNVVVAHTLRLSSALLAAGHPHEVLPLSGVTHMTPQEEVAENLLLLQVAFLRRALGLTPDAAGT, via the coding sequence ATGCCACCCAACACCCATACCTCGGAAAGCTTCCCGCGTCAGCACGCCCGGACCCAGCGCTTCACCCTCGGCGCGCCCCGGTCCTTCTCCGTCGCCCCGGACGGCTCACGCGTCACCTTCCTCCGCTCCCCCGGCGGCGACGCCCGCGCCCAGGCCCTGTGGGTGCACGAGGTGAACGGGGACGACGCGCCGCGCGCGTACCCGGCCGCCGACCCGCAGGCGCTCCTCGGCGGCGCCGCCGAGGAGCTCTCGCCCGAGGAACGCGCCCGGCGTGAACGGAGCCGAGAGGGCTCGGCGGGCATCGTCGGATACGCGACGGACGCCGCCGTGGAGCTGGCCGCCTTCGCCCTCTCCGGCCGCCTCTTCGTGGCGGAGCTGCGGGCGGGCACCGCGCGCGAACTCCCCTCCGCGACGCCCGTGGTGGACCCCCGCCCCTCCCCCGACGGACGGCGCGTCGCGTACGTGGCCCGGGGTGCCCTGCGGGTCGTGCACGCCGACGGCAGCGGCGACCGGCCGCTCGCGGAACCGGAGTCGGCCACCGTCACCTACGGCCTGGCCGAGTTCGTCGCGGCCGAGGAGATGAAGCGCAGCCGGGGCTTCTGGTGGTCCCCGGACAGCCGTCGGCTGCTGGTCGCCCGGGTCGACGACGCCCCGGTGCGACGGTGGTGGATCGCGGACCCGGCGAACCCGCAGAGCCGTCCCGCCGAGGTGGCCTACCCGGCCGCCGGCACCCCGAACGCCGACGTGACGCTCCGGCTGCTGGACGCCGACGGAACGGACGCGGACGACGGGAAGGGCCTCTACGTCGGCTGGGACCGGGAGGCCTACCCCTACCTCGTCGCGGTCCACTGGTCGGGCGGCGGCCCTCCGCTCCTGCTCGTGCAGGCCAGGAACCAGCGCACCCAGCAGTACCTGACCGTGGACGTGGACAGCGGGCGGACGGCGCCGCTGCACACCGAGACGGACCCGGACTGGCTGGAGATCATCCCCGGCACGCCCGCCTGGGCCCCGGGCGAGCGGCTGGTGCGCGTCAGCGACGAGACGGGGGCGCGCGCCCTGCACGTCGGGGACGCCGTCCTCAGCGACCCGGCCCTGCACGTCCGGGCCGTCCTGGACATCGGCGAGCACGACGTCCTCTTCAGCGCCTCCTCCGACACGACGGGCGAGGTCGCCGTCCACCGCGCCGCGCTCGACGGCAGCGGATGCACCCGGATCTCCGGCGACGGGAGCGGCGCGCCCCACCACGCCTCGGCCGTGCGCGGCGGCGACACCCTTGTGCTCGTCACCGCGCACCTGGGCGAGCCCGGCGCCCGCGCCGAGGTGAACGGCCACCTCGTCCCGTCGTTCGCCGAGACGCCCGTGCTCCGGCCCGCGCCGACCCTCCTGCGCGCGGGCGCGCGCCGCATCCCGGCCGCCGTGCTGCTGCCCACCGGTCACCGGGCGCAGGACGGGCCGCTGCCCGTCCTCCTCGACCCCTACGGCGGCCCGCACGGACAGCGCGTGGTCGCCGCCCACAACGCCTACCTGACCTCGCAGTGGTTCGCGGACCAGGGGTTCGCCGTCGTCGTCGCGGACGGCCGGGGCACCCCCGGCCACTCCCCCGCCTGGGAGAAGGCCATCGCGGGGAACATCGCGGACGTCGTCCTGGAGGACCAGGTCGACGCCCTCCACGCGCTCGCCGCCGACCACCCGTTGGACCTCACCCGCGTGGCGATCCGCGGCTGGTCCTTCGGCGGCTACCTCGCCGCGCTCGCGGCGCTGCGCCGGCCGGACGTCTTCCACGCCGCCGTCGTCGGCGCGCCGGTGACCGACGTGCGGCTGTACGACACGCACTACCAGGAGCGCTACCTCGGGACGCCGCAGGAGCGGCCCGAGGTCTACCGGGCCAACTCCGTCGTGGACGACGCCGGGCTGGTCGGGGCGCGCGCCCCGCAGCGGCCGATGATGCTCGTCCACGGGCTCGCGGACGACAACGTCGTCGTGGCGCACACCCTGCGGCTCTCCTCCGCCCTGCTGGCCGCCGGACACCCGCACGAGGTGCTGCCGCTGTCCGGCGTCACCCACATGACGCCGCAGGAGGAGGTGGCCGAGAACCTGCTGCTGCTCCAGGTCGCCTTCCTCCGCCGCGCCCTCGGCCTCACCCCGGACGCGGCCGGGACCTGA